In a genomic window of Anser cygnoides isolate HZ-2024a breed goose chromosome 26, Taihu_goose_T2T_genome, whole genome shotgun sequence:
- the LETM2 gene encoding LETM1 domain-containing protein LETM2, mitochondrial isoform X1, whose translation MIAKEGVNGLSVSEPQSACRARGVRLLGLSEEQLKDQLGQWLDLHLKENVPPSLLLLSRTLYLIDLKPQPVPENKIGETQEVMTSVPEHQETLVDPAPAVQGRKNEEFISQPTEKLPVSEVPVKPPPRDLGCPLQASLEVQTVLLSVECALTPKNFDLT comes from the exons ATGATTGCCAAGGAAGGAGTCAATGGCTTAAGTGTGTCTGAACCGCAGAGTGCGTGCAGAGCCAGAGGAGTGCGATTGTTGGGCCTCTCGGAGGAACAGCTGAAGGACCAGCTCGGACAG tGGCTAGATCTGCATTTAAAAGAGAATGTTCCACCTTCTCTGCTCCTACTTTCCCGTACCTTGTACTTAATAGATTTAAAGCCACAGCCTGTACCAGAAAATAAG ATAGGTGAAACTCAGGAAGTGATGACATCCGTTCCTGAGCACCAAGAAACTCTGGTGGATCCTGCCCCCGCTGTACAGGGAAGAAAG aatgAAGAATTTATATCTCAGCCAACAGAGAAATTGCCAGTGTCAGAAGTGCCAGTTAAGCCTCCCCCACGAG ATCTAGGATGCCCACTTCAGGCAAGTTTGGAAGTCCAGACAGTTTTATTGTCAGTAGAATGCGCCTTAACTCCGAAGAACTTTGATCTCACTTAA
- the LETM2 gene encoding LETM1 domain-containing protein LETM2, mitochondrial isoform X2, with the protein MIAKEGVNGLSVSEPQSACRARGVRLLGLSEEQLKDQLGQWLDLHLKENVPPSLLLLSRTLYLIDLKPQPVPENKIGETQEVMTSVPEHQETLVDPAPAVQGRKNEEFISQPTEKLPVSEVPVKPPPRDETGSISEQQGWCQRSLA; encoded by the exons ATGATTGCCAAGGAAGGAGTCAATGGCTTAAGTGTGTCTGAACCGCAGAGTGCGTGCAGAGCCAGAGGAGTGCGATTGTTGGGCCTCTCGGAGGAACAGCTGAAGGACCAGCTCGGACAG tGGCTAGATCTGCATTTAAAAGAGAATGTTCCACCTTCTCTGCTCCTACTTTCCCGTACCTTGTACTTAATAGATTTAAAGCCACAGCCTGTACCAGAAAATAAG ATAGGTGAAACTCAGGAAGTGATGACATCCGTTCCTGAGCACCAAGAAACTCTGGTGGATCCTGCCCCCGCTGTACAGGGAAGAAAG aatgAAGAATTTATATCTCAGCCAACAGAGAAATTGCCAGTGTCAGAAGTGCCAGTTAAGCCTCCCCCACGAG ACGAAACTGGAAGCATCTCAGAGCAGCAAGGCTGGTGCCAGCGGAGTCTAGCCTGA